One segment of Lytechinus pictus isolate F3 Inbred chromosome 13, Lp3.0, whole genome shotgun sequence DNA contains the following:
- the LOC129274477 gene encoding beta-1,3-galactosyltransferase 5-like: MLSKRRAMIYIVLANTVFIFFYLFGTTSLHLDSPLQSRSKKKYETTTALDRHATTTQSIPDNVDDKVKGNPATIQKPSSREALSWRKKIHWESKIDQHDYRILINPRNICKQSENITLLILVKTRVSSIEERNIIRETYGHGIVKYNVSATILFLLGRESTYNSIAQVDLQKEADLHGDILQEDFIDTYYNLTIKLIMGFKWASMSCSNTYFVMSTDDDCIVDIVNLANDLESNTSSTFLSNFALAERAINWFPHRDPGDKWYTPRELYSADRWLPFPRGYGYVVSREVAHLLYQASQKIAPPAPWDDVYCGILLHSLGIEMQDIIVWFKTKRALAKLTAPLKVQDHYVIGGNGNTMNMMNTWTAVEKRYQT; the protein is encoded by the coding sequence ATGCTGTCCAAAAGGAGAGCAATGATTTACATCGTGCTTGCTAACACGGtgtttatatttttctatttattcggGACAACAAGTTTGCATCTGGATAGTCCGCTCCAATCTCGTTCTAAAAAGAAATATGAGACGACTACTGCATTAGATCGCCATGCTACTACTACGCAGAGCATACCAGATAACGTTGATGACAAAGTGAAAGGAAACCCTGCCACGATCCAAAAGCCTTCATCTCGAGAGGCACTtagttggagaaaaaaaattcattggGAGTCCAAAATAGACCAGCATGACTATCGCATCCTCATTAACCCTCGGAATATATGCAAGCAGTCGGAAAATATAACTTTGCTTATCCTCGTCAAGACAAGAGTGAGTAGCATAGAAGAGAGGAATATAATCAGAGAAACGTATGGTCATGGTATTGTGAAGTATAATGTGTCTGCAACGATTCTATTTCTACTTGGAAGAGAAAGTACATATAATTCAATTGCACAGGTTGATCTCCAGAAGGAGGCTGATCTACACGGAGATATTCTTCAAGAGGACTTCATAGATACCTACTACAATCTAACCATCAAACTAATTATGGGTTTCAAATGGGCATCGATGTCCTGCAGTAATACTTACTTTGTAATGTCAACAGATGATGATTGCATCGTCGACATCGTTAACCTTGCCAATGATCTCGAATCAAACACATCTTCGACGTTTCTTTCGAATTTTGCCCTGGCCGAGCGAGCTATCAACTGGTTTCCGCACCGCGATCCTGGTGATAAGTGGTACACTCCGCGGGAACTTTATTCGGCTGATCGCTGGTTACCCTTTCCTCGGGGATACGGTTATGTAGTTTCCAGAGAGGTGGCCCATCTTCTTTACCAAGCTTCTCAGAAGATTGCTCCACCTGCACCCTGGGATGATGTCTACTGTGGTATACTCTTACATTCGTTGGGGATAGAGATGCAAGATATCATAGTTTGGTTTAAGACCAAGCGTGCACTTGCCAAATTAACAGCACCATTGAAGGTTCAGGACCACTATGTGATTGGGGGAAACGGAAATacaatgaacatgatgaacacATGGACGGCAGTTGAAAAGAGGTACCAGACATAA